CGTCGAGCGGGGGAAGGGGTGAACCGTGCGTGAGACGGTGAAAACGGAAAAGGCCCCCGCAGCCATCGGGCCTTATTCCCAGGGGATCCGCTCGGGCGGGTTCCTGTTCTGCTCCGGCCAGATTCCGCTCGACCCCGCCACCGGGAAGATGGTCGAAGGGGGGATCAAGGTACAGACGGAACGGGTGCTGCAAAACCTTGAGGCGGTCCTTGCGTCGGGCGGCGCCTCCCTGCGGTCGGTCGTCAAGACGACCGTCTATCTTGTCGATCTGGCGGATTTCCCGGCGATGAACGGAGTGTACGGGACGTTTTTCCCGGAGAACCCGCCCGCCCGCGCCACCGTTCAGGTTGCCAAACTTCCTGCGGGGGCTTTGGTGGAGATCGACGCGATCGCGTCGCTCGAATGAGTCAGAGGGCTTTCGATACCCGCCCGGACTTGATGCACTGCGTGCAGGCG
The nucleotide sequence above comes from Candidatus Deferrimicrobiaceae bacterium. Encoded proteins:
- a CDS encoding RidA family protein — protein: MRETVKTEKAPAAIGPYSQGIRSGGFLFCSGQIPLDPATGKMVEGGIKVQTERVLQNLEAVLASGGASLRSVVKTTVYLVDLADFPAMNGVYGTFFPENPPARATVQVAKLPAGALVEIDAIASLE